The Leptidea sinapis chromosome 27, ilLepSina1.1, whole genome shotgun sequence nucleotide sequence tacgtcacaacagccgaccaatcacagcgcgtcatttcatgggacgagggtataaaagagcggcttccagctcatttgattcagtctcgtgccagattttggcgagacaacacgtcctgaggatgcctcgtgtagaggcgaaacacgtgtcgaattgtttttaaaaacaaatattggcggaattaacactaaagaaaacctaaatcatttgtgtaattatggatttccgcaaagtaacgcctaattcaataaatacctTAAGCATACTACAAGTCTTTCTTCTGGACCCACAGCCTTTCTAAATGTCGTGTCTTCTTTTGTCAAATGGGGCTTTAGTAAACCGTATAGATTCATAAATTTGGCTCTTGACATGtgaatgtaattaaaaaatctttctTCGTCACGGAGTAAATCGgcaaaaaataatgaatgataCTCCCCAAATATTGATCGCTTCAAATTTATTTCATGAACCCACATTATACGTTTAGTTTTATGTTCTTCTTCATCTTCCAACAagcaactaataataataatatcttcatcAATCTCCATAACTGAAGACGTCAAACACACGTCAACTAACGACAAGAAAACACtcgaaactaaattaaaaatccGGACACAGTGGACGCATGCCACCGGCAAATCCGTTTAATCCGTTGCGTGCCGTGCGTGCGGCGCGGCCGGCAGCGGCCAATGTACGCGTACCTTtataggttaccaaagagttctaaaattgaaactcaaaaaaagttttcattagcaatgcttcttactggccagttctaaacattttcagtgttacccacgtagtTCCGACTTATTGCAGGGCAAAATTAACTGTGCTGTGTCGTGGTCTTTTAACGCATTACTATCTGTAattaatgtaggtttgacaacaaaaataatattcatttaaaatttcaataatacatttataatttagacCAAAAACTGAGCTTCATAATACGAtcttatagatattatatatagaccgagaaggatggcttcattaaggtggagcgaAAGAAGAGGAGGCCTCCTAGTCGTTatcaatgtggcacagcaccgataagacagaaccagctcctgcgtcccatagtcccagcgacgtatatctgcGTCTCTCACTTTCACTATACCACTAAGGCCTCTGAtatgttcagtacttggtggagaagacaaggttccggttgggggtcgaaaagttggtgacgcgtcacgcagtagacttttACTCTTTCTTTGTTCGCGTCCCGATGGAACATATTattaccgaacccgcgcctcatatcgccgcgaaaatgtgacgtagattaaagttatactttaaaatataatatgtatcttagactataaggtatttatgtTTAGACTTCAAGTAGCCAGAattaaatgattaattattattatattcggtagataatttttttacagtttACTACGCAGTTCAGTAGGTTCTTATGTCGAAGTGGATATTTACTTAAATGTCTGCTAATAggaaagttttatttttgtcattATAAATGTCTCTTATTAGGTACGAACAATAcacattttatttgaatgtaGACACTAGGATTTGCTAGGTCAGGTTTATGATGTCagttcttatttaatatattataagtattcaataaattaataaatattcaggttatttttttttaattagacaACCATAGCGTCGTCACAAGAAGTAAGactcacgcgatagaaagagaggcatcTTCTTCATCTGAATTGGAACTTATTGTACTTATCGCAATAAGAGCAGGGACTCTTGTTGcgataagtataataataatataagcgaTAAGTCTTGTTGATATTTCTCTAATTGATTTTGCGGTGTGAGccttttttaagaatattatattctcaCTCGGGCTGCCTGTCGTATTCTGAGGAGAGAgtggatccgaactgcaaagttctaaagaagAAATGTGACCATGCCACCAGATTTTgaaagcggcaaatcgcccgtgcgaaatcaaaGCACGGCGTCAAAATCTGCGAGCTATAGCAAAACTAGTAGTGAAACAGGCCCAAATCATGattcgatcttcaccattattgaccatgataacgcgagatgTATAGATAAgaatggtaattattttgattaaattaatatgttaaattaaaaaaaactaattttaatttttcagtagatattgaaaatttcatactttaacccctcaTAGAACTCAGCCTCCTTAAGGTAAATAGTAGTTGCTGGCAACTAGGACCAAACTCATAATATCAAACTGTGGTGGTGGCATGTTTATTTGGTTCCCTTAAATATTTTCGtcctttttccatttttttagtatagtatctAATGGAAACCTGAAATAGattagtttgtttattattttactacacATTGTCCAACATAAGAAAACAATATATAGGAAaacaatatactatataaacaAATATCGTTCTAATTTCCTTACTCCATACAAATATACcgttgtaaattattaatactgaTAATAAATACctgtatgttattttaattgaattaaataagGTTTAAAATAACTCATTACCCTATCGCTTgggtaaaacaatatttatgttatgGAAACTTTTTGGTTGTCTTTTGTAAGGAATATTTcatattgaatttatttgatATGAGCTTGTTAGAAATTATATTGAAATCGTTAGGTGAAAAGCAATACTAACGTGTGGAAGCTAACTCCTGGATTATTACATTCACCACGGCTTTGTCAACCAGACACACAACACCCATGGCCTTATCGTTTATAAGTTGAAAGGCAGCCGTATCTCACACCTAAAATGTTTCAAAACactaaaatcacaaaaatgaTATTCGCAAGATCGATGATATGACAGATCTTTGTTTATTTGTCCCAAAGTTGACATTGGGCCAAACAAATAAATGGGTTCCGCGATAAAGATGCAAGATCAATAGCTATGTCCCGTTCAATCTCAGCCTTAGTTGTATACCGCTTgtcctttctatttgtaatCAAGTTGCCGATGCTACTtgattacaaatagaaaattagTACTCTAAGAACTTATTggttagtgtttaaattctctttggtgtaATTCTCTTTGAGTCAAGTCATTCGATAGTCATTGCCAATTGCCATTGGTCAATTGGCCATTGTCTTAGTATTTCATATTTCTATTTtctgtaaataaatgaaatttttaatttaattctttattcatataaataaatttattttgagttCCATCTTGTGACAATGTGGATGTATTGGTATTCAGATTTCAGACGCATTAGTCTTCAGGTATCATAGATTAAACTGATAGTATTATTACTTGataccaattttaaaagtgaaacCAATTGATTATGCAACGTTGGTTTTATCTAGATTCGCATTCacagaaacaaaagattaaaCCAAATAAAATGATGTCAGAGAAACAAGAGTCAGTAAAACATGAAATCACCTCTCAAACTTGGACGTTTTCAGTGTCTGTTTTGAATCATATAGCATCTAAAGAGAGAGTATTTATAACAGGCAGTATTCCAGAACTTGGCGAATGGGACTACAAGAAGATGGTTCCAATGGATCAACAAAGTGATTCAGACATATGGTCCAAGAGTATAACAATACCAAATACGTGTGATGTGTATTATCGTTATGTTCTGGGTACATTGAATGAACAGTCAGGTGATGTCATAATTAATTGTTGGGAAACACATATTAAGCCCAGAGTTATTCCTGAAAATATGCTATACTCTGCCATTGATAGTTTTGGTGAATGCAATGGAAACCATACAGTAAATAGGGGCTGGTTAACATGTCGAAAACTGATTCAGTTTAAGTTTATCAATAATCCTTTAAAGCTGAAAAGTCGACTTGAAGGAAGGCTTGTCAATATAAAAGTGACTCCTGTGAAATTGAGTTTCGGCACAGAACCTCACCCTGAAGAGTCCTCATTGAGCACTGACACCATGGATGTAGAAGCACCGGCTGGAGTTTGTGTGGAAGTAGCTACGCTAGATAATGACACGAGTTTGTGTTCACTGCAACCTCAAGAGCAGTTTGGTAGAGAGTACAGACCTAATGACACATTGCTTATAAATGTGTATGCCCCAGAGCCTAAAACTATTGCCTATCTCAtagatttatattcatttagttCTAGGGCCTCTAGCAATGACCCTCCATGTCATATTGGTTATACTTATGTTCTTCCTAATATGTTCAAACCATCAGAAGGAGTTTTGGAATTGCCGGTAACCTGCAATGTTAAGCATCGTCCACTTGGTACtattaattttgaatatattattgtctgtCCTATGGAAGAACCTTTGTGTAACCTTCAAGCTTCTTATTCAAAGCATTGGGATCCCTCTTGGACAGGGTTAGAAGTTGGTCATCGAGGACTAGGTGCTAGCTTTAAAACGAAAGAGTAagttaacttatatttataacatttaatgGAATCATTTGTAtttctgatattattatttatttagagctaGGTGCACAGTTGGTTTGTTCATAGGCCATAGTCTGTGTTCGATGAATTGTACCAATTTTCAGGGGTAATGCCATACGAGAAAATACTATAGCTTCTCTTAAAAAGGCTGCTGCCAGTGGGGCAGACATGCTGGAGTTTGATGTGCAGCTCAGTAAAGACTTGATACCTGTGATATATCACGATTTCCATGTGTGCATAtctatgaaaaaaaagaaggaaGTAGCTTTTTCTGAGATGCTAGAATTGCCAGTGAAAGACTTGTCGTTGGAGCATCTGCAGAAGCTAAAGGTATCCAACATGACCTAGACTGAATAGACAAAAACAGTTAGGtcaactataataataattgagtttTATCAATTTCACTAAGAAGTGCATAAtgtatttgtaaaatgttaatgaattaaatactaaatactGTTCAccagaacatacaagaaatctcaagtaaggaattagaaatttaaCTGTTGAAAAATAATGCTCCGAGAGTTAGTTGCGCCACTTCTCTCtgagagtgccatttgtttctgaagtggTGGtagtattaaaaatgacatcaaaaagaattgtaaaggaattaatttttattatatatataattagaaagtaaatgcctttcactcaaaataaagaaaatagcaAAATTAATTCTTGTTCTGTACTGAATTGATATTACtgataagttaattattattcttgttattttgtttcggtAATATATCACAATCTTTGCAGGTTTATCACTTGGTTGAGGGTCGGAGTCATGAAACAATGTTTTATGATGAAGATCTAGAGGAACATCAGCCTTTCCCAACTCTCGAACAAGCTCTCAAAGTAATAGATGTACATGTTGGATTCAATATTGAACTCAAATGGACTATGGAACTTAAGGATGGCACTTTTGAGCTGAATAATCCATTTGATATGAACACCTATGTTGACAAGGTATTTACTGAAGATACACCATTACATTGTTAGTGGAAGTTAGAAGAATTCATGTGTTTCTTGTTTAAAGAGCTAATTTAATCAGGTGCTGGAGGTAGTTCTGAAGAATGGAAATGAACGGAGAATAGTACTGTCTTGTTTTAATCCAGACATTTGCACAATGGTACGGAACAAACAGAACAAATACCCTGTGATGTTTCTTACAGTTGTAAGtatattaatacattataataaactaaGAAAGGTGTTAACTACACATTGGTAATACACACATCaataaagtctaagcaacatgtactaatttaaattttaggatggtttttcacattataatgttgtattttatttttaaaataaatttttgatggtcctatgatgtaaaaataacagctgttgtctttataaattcttttaataagagaaattaacaatattaacaatactGAAGAAACtgaggtacataagcaactaaacctttttttaacaaaatgaaattcctaaagaaaatgaatttattgtgaaagaatataataactattaacCTCTGTTggataatttttatacataagtaACTTTTGTGGCAGTCTAACAGTGGCTTTTCACTTAAGTTACATATTCTctataattaaaaatcattttttcccGTAATTTGAATTGCCATTGATCAGATTGTGATTAAACTTTGCTAGAGTGTTCTGGGATTACCTGACATTACTGGTATTACCAAGTTCAAACAATTcaaacacatataaataatttttttatatttactgtgGCATTGCAACACACGCCGGGGTACAGCTAGTATaagtaaaaaatgtaaacaGTTTCTTATCTTTGTATAATAAGTTGTTTAACTCGGACACACTTTTCCTGGTTAggccaatataaaaaaattaaaaaatgagcaATGTGGTTTTgaacaaacatatataaaaaatgcaataatactaCATTGATACATTGTgggcaatttttattattattctcaatAACTATGTTTTTTATTAGGGTGTAAGTGAGAAATATCCTCCATATAGAGACCCCCGGTGCTTGTCCATTCCTGCAGCAGTTCAAAATGCAATTAGCTCCGATATACTGGGCATAGTTGTTCACACAGAAGATTTACTGAGAGATCCCACGCAGGtgagttttgtattaattatgaGGTATACCTCTAGATCAGCAGCGTGCATTAgatttctagcaaggtaggcactgtatatctaactagtcgtagttaagctttggaatatgcaacATAGAGATTGCTTAACGTAAGTATtgagtatctagcgtaaggaaaggTTGTTTaatgtttggttataaaataacggaaccaaagtAATTAACTtaaacactatatttatttaggttgatAACGAGTTAGGCACTGCcttattgcctatatgatatgcacactCCTGCACTAGATAGGATCCAATCGGAGCTTGTTGCAAATACTTCTGACAAATTTAACTTGCAGCTGAAAAGTTAAATTCATGTGAATTAGAAAATACTAAGGGTAAAATTTTGTGTTGATGCTGATCAAAGGCTAAATATCTATCAGACAAAAGTACAGGACATATTTTATGGTTCTACCTATGTACCTGAAACCAGTACAAAAACAGATGGTGGTGACTGTTTGTGCCACCAAGCAGTACCTAATGTACAAGTATTATTTCGTTTCTGTTTGAAAAGTGCTGTAGCTAGTGGAATAACTGGGTTTTTGAGACATAACACCTCATGTCTCAATTGAGATGCTACTCAAAATGTTGGATATTTGTAACCcttgcggcactgcattgtaatgggcagggcatatcactTACCATTAGGACATTGGAAAGAATGTAAAATgcaattttttgtatgttatgtTTGTTAAACTATTtatgatagtaataatattccaattaaagtcttttttttaaaaagctaGTGAAAAATGTAGAGATCATTATCTCATAATGATTGaaatggagtttttttttatgaaaataaggaacgggacgagcaggacgtagagaatgatacgccttgcccataatAATGCAGGGCTGTTCAGAATtcatgaaatatacaaaaattctaagcggcgcttcaattgcgctcgtcaccttgatagataggatgttaagtctcatttgcccagtaatttcactagctacggcgctcttccgaccgaaacacaataatgtttatacattactgcttcacggcagaaataggcgctcttgtggtacccataatctagccggtatcctgtggaAAGGAACGTTCCACTGGTTataagcaattcgtgcgaaattattcaaaaatgcaaTTAATGTTTAAGTTTAACTGAAAAGCCTTGaaggcagaaatatgcgccgtagtggtatctataatctagccggcatcccgtgcaaaggagcctcccactggtaaagttattagtaatttgttaataataacgTAATATAGATTATTTTGTTGTGATAATACATTGATAACGATTATTTCATATGAAGCAGCTTATCATTTAATAATAGCAGTAATAAATCCGGGACTTAACTTTTTATcagcataatatttatatactaacTAATATTGAGTACGCctgtttttttttgatgtaaagTGATAACCATCGCTCACATTCTCGTGCcggttgccgacctttaagaaaGGCGTGTGGCTTTTTTATAAGGTACcaatcgtatcgtcctggaaacaagGAATgactgcaactaatgtaggtttgacaacgaaagaatattgatttaaagttACGATTGCAGacctttttatattatagaaataactgagctatttttataagatgaccgtatactaggtaggtacagttttaggtaaagaagacaaccctaatgtcgtcagaaggtAAGAACCGCGCAtcagaaagagaggcaacttctaggtaaataaaaatgtaggtgcgatctgaattaaaccttattgtatgactgcaagagtccctatttcttaaATTGGTTTTTggagtgagacttccgtacttgtactatATATTAACTGTATATATTCTTTAACTGTGTAAAGAAACCTCTCAATGAAATTTCTCTCAAAAAATTGAAGCGAAtgacattattataactaaatcAGTTAGTAACATTCCTGGGCTTCATCGTGGAGCCGCTCTGCAGGTCTTGATGATTATTTCgagcttctcaatatatttttgataatgttctgtgtGTTTATAAGCACTTTgagaaattttctagaaactgtgacattcatattgttaacacgaggaacaaacataaacttgttatgcccactactcggttgggtcgagttagtaagtgttttgttgggcgatgtatatgcttctacaatatgatctcagaaaatgtacaaaacaaatgtgttacgacatttaaaagaattgttaaaaaacgtttgtgtgggaaaggttactatagcataaacatCTCGTAATGACACCagagactgggaatgaagcgaacttcctcaggctttttaattataaatgtttcttGTACGATATCagattgtaatccatattttcatataaaaaaaggccgctgagtttcttgcgcccattcttctcaggtctgagtcttttttgaatgagtggtagtttttgacgttcaataagtgatttggaATCCtacatattaacatattattattatcctgaatattttgaataaaaatatttcaatttgaatttgatcgaCATGATATAAACGAGACCCCGTTACCCACATGGAATAAAACGATCCCTTCCTGATTAAGACCTGCGAATTGAATTATTGACGAACAGAAGGCCGGACGTAATTTGTCTCGAATCAGAACCTGAATATATACCTACTAGCTGTTAGCGCCGACTTTCATTGCAAATTCGAGTACCaagaaagtattttaatttttcgggATAGTATTCTAGCCTATGACGATCGCAAATattgtggctttctattggtaaaagaattgttaaaatcggttcagtagatccaaaGATTACCCTATAGCGATACAAACTttacatcttattatatatatatttcttgggatgggtataaaatgttaaacttgcctcaggacacgtgacctgatcgacctgatgaaagttgatttatcTGTgggataaactttttaatgtaatagttctgaagtgttaaattttttatgtaatataaattgtaatttttttgtactatagcgcaataaatgaatattgtgcttaaaaacataaatgctagtacttttataccgataaattcgtgcgaaattattccctaatcattgcaaaatattaaaaaatgcacaacgttagtgttcaagtttttacttctgccggcacttccGGTGTGCAATCCAATTTTTGTGTGTGTAATGTATGTGCAACCTTTGTCGCACGgctgttaattattaaatgctTTCTAATCGAAGTATCTCCTCAATTAATTAACTGGTACAAGAGGAACGCACCGCTAATATAAAGTCGTGCCTCGCTGTTGACGTACCATAGCACGAATGCGCGTCGTAAATCAAATCGCAGCTTTGTATACATGCCCTTACTCTTAAAAAATTGGGAAAAACATTACCagttatcaaatatataatgtaCTCACCACTCAGGCCACAATTTCTTGGTACAGATATGTCACTAGACTCTAAACCGCTGGATTATGATGTTACTTTGTGTTTTGCACTGCGGTTCTGAGGTGTGTGGTCTACCTAATTGCTTTTTAACGGTCTTTTTTTAGATTCTTGAACTctttacatttaaaaacataaacgtCAAATATCAACCCCTTTATAACTAATTGTTGTTTCCTAGATATTATTTAAGCAAAAACCAAATTATGACTAGCGCCACCtcaaactgtaaagtagatcctgtagatggcgcCACAACTGGCTTGAACAAACATAATAGGACTTATGGATAATGCGAAATTCGGATGTTTAGTTAGCGGTAAAAGTGTTGGAAGGGTAATTACCAGAGTCGCGGGTTAGCATCCCgcatattctatataatatattataatatatattaataaattaacacccataatattaactaacAAGATAGTTAATATTGTTGtgttatgggtgtttattactaaccgtactaactcttgttgcctattcttcagttcacaaaaaaaaaacacatctaTTTCAACCGATCATTTacttttaaatcagctctttatatacttcaatcagctaaattaaaataaaaatctctccaccttgacgttggccgaatcgtcgatATTCAGTTGACGGAgccagttaatataaaaaaaaagtacaagatTTTTTAGTCGCTCACGTGAGAGAgatcacaataattatatttttatattttgtattaaaatgaattttgtGTTGTGTCAGGTGAAGCTAGCAACAGATGCGGGGCTGGTCATCTTCTGCTGGGGCGACGACAATAACGACA carries:
- the LOC126972669 gene encoding glycerophosphocholine phosphodiesterase GPCPD1 isoform X3 is translated as MQRWFYLDSHSQKQKIKPNKMMSEKQESVKHEITSQTWTFSVSVLNHIASKERVFITGSIPELGEWDYKKMVPMDQQSDSDIWSKSITIPNTCDVYYRYVLGTLNEQSGDVIINCWETHIKPRVIPENMLYSAIDSFGECNGNHTVNRGWLTCRKLIQFKFINNPLKLKSRLEGRLVNIKVTPVKLSFGTEPHPEESSLSTDTMDVEAPAGVCVEVATLDNDTSLCSLQPQEQFGREYRPNDTLLINVYAPEPKTIAYLIDLYSFSSRASSNDPPCHIGYTYVLPNMFKPSEGVLELPVTCNVKHRPLGTINFEYIIVCPMEEPLCNLQASYSKHWDPSWTGLEVGHRGLGASFKTKEFITWLRVGVMKQCFMMKI
- the LOC126972669 gene encoding glycerophosphocholine phosphodiesterase GPCPD1 isoform X4 encodes the protein MFYDEDLEEHQPFPTLEQALKVIDVHVGFNIELKWTMELKDGTFELNNPFDMNTYVDKVLEVVLKNGNERRIVLSCFNPDICTMVRNKQNKYPVMFLTVGVSEKYPPYRDPRCLSIPAAVQNAISSDILGIVVHTEDLLRDPTQVKLATDAGLVIFCWGDDNNDKNTIKKLKEMGLHAVIYDKLDQYITKEVKESIFLVEARESQREIMRLAALDALPASESSGTLHMPSESGVRPYLDLSVRHKLNERSTVTSLESLASSIDIRDDDKNLKRNRNITNVDKDCRGKEDHTSFLGLFPAGDASKGTPKKVRRDD
- the LOC126972669 gene encoding glycerophosphocholine phosphodiesterase GPCPD1 isoform X1, producing MQRWFYLDSHSQKQKIKPNKMMSEKQESVKHEITSQTWTFSVSVLNHIASKERVFITGSIPELGEWDYKKMVPMDQQSDSDIWSKSITIPNTCDVYYRYVLGTLNEQSGDVIINCWETHIKPRVIPENMLYSAIDSFGECNGNHTVNRGWLTCRKLIQFKFINNPLKLKSRLEGRLVNIKVTPVKLSFGTEPHPEESSLSTDTMDVEAPAGVCVEVATLDNDTSLCSLQPQEQFGREYRPNDTLLINVYAPEPKTIAYLIDLYSFSSRASSNDPPCHIGYTYVLPNMFKPSEGVLELPVTCNVKHRPLGTINFEYIIVCPMEEPLCNLQASYSKHWDPSWTGLEVGHRGLGASFKTKEGNAIRENTIASLKKAAASGADMLEFDVQLSKDLIPVIYHDFHVCISMKKKKEVAFSEMLELPVKDLSLEHLQKLKVYHLVEGRSHETMFYDEDLEEHQPFPTLEQALKVIDVHVGFNIELKWTMELKDGTFELNNPFDMNTYVDKVLEVVLKNGNERRIVLSCFNPDICTMVRNKQNKYPVMFLTVGVSEKYPPYRDPRCLSIPAAVQNAISSDILGIVVHTEDLLRDPTQVKLATDAGLVIFCWGDDNNDKNTIKKLKEMGLHAVIYDKLDQYITKEVKESIFLVEARESQREIMRLAALDALPASESSGTLHMPSESGVRPYLDLSVRHKLNERSTVTSLESLASSIDIRDDDKNLKRNRNITNVDKDCRGKEDHTSFLGLFPAGDASKGTPKKVRRDD
- the LOC126972669 gene encoding glycerophosphocholine phosphodiesterase GPCPD1 isoform X2 — encoded protein: MQRWFYLDSHSQKQKIKPNKMMSEKQESVKHEITSQTWTFSVSVLNHIASKERVFITGSIPELGEWDYKKMVPMDQQSDSDIWSKSITIPNTCDVYYRYVLGTLNEQSGDVIINCWETHIKPRVIPENMLYSAIDSFGECNGNHTVNRGWLTCRKLIQFKFINNPLKLKSRLEGRLVNIKVTPVKLSFGTEPHPEESSLSTDTMDVEAPAGVCVEVATLDNDTSLCSLQPQEQFGREYRPNDTLLINVYAPEPKTIAYLIDLYSFSSRASSNDPPCHIGYTYVLPNMFKPSEGVLELPVTCNVKHRPLGTINFEYIIVCPMEEPLCNLQASYSKHWDPSWTGLEVGHRGLGASFKTKEGNAIRENTIASLKKAAASGADMLEFDVQLSKDLIPVIYHDFHVCISMKKKKEVAFSEMLELPVKDLSLEHLQKLKVYHLVEGRSHETMFYDEDLEEHQPFPTLEQALKVIDVHVGFNIELKWTMELKDGTFELNNPFDMNTYVDKVLEVVLKNGNERRIVLSCFNPDICTMVRNKQNKYPVMFLTVGVSEKYPPYRDPRCLSIPAAVQNAISSDILGIVVHTEDLLRDPTQVKLATDAGLVIFCWGDDNNDKNTIKKLKEMGLHAVIYDKLDQYITKEVKDTGDNSALQ